A single Roseinatronobacter monicus DNA region contains:
- the folK gene encoding 2-amino-4-hydroxy-6-hydroxymethyldihydropteridine diphosphokinase — MRNIDESKDYNWVLIALGGNLIGEKDSPLEYIHDAICEFSQSDVEVEAQSRVYRTPCFPAGAGPDFVNAAIACVTDLPPSSIMRTLHEIESRAGRTRLQRWEPRVLDLDLLAVGDLICPDIARYRDWAGLDLQDQMRLAPGELILPHPRMHERAFVLVPLMDIAPDWRHPVLGKTVAEMHAALDPADLAEIWPVSQ, encoded by the coding sequence ATGAGAAATATAGATGAATCCAAAGATTACAATTGGGTGCTCATAGCTCTTGGGGGCAATCTTATTGGGGAAAAGGATAGTCCTTTAGAATACATCCATGATGCCATATGCGAATTTTCACAATCAGACGTTGAAGTTGAGGCGCAAAGCAGGGTGTATCGGACCCCCTGTTTCCCTGCCGGTGCCGGTCCCGACTTTGTGAACGCCGCGATAGCTTGCGTGACCGATTTGCCGCCCTCATCGATCATGAGAACGCTGCACGAGATCGAATCACGCGCTGGCAGAACCCGCTTGCAACGGTGGGAGCCGCGCGTGCTGGACCTTGACCTGTTGGCCGTGGGCGATCTGATCTGCCCTGATATAGCGCGCTACCGCGATTGGGCCGGTCTGGACTTGCAAGATCAGATGCGTTTGGCCCCGGGCGAGTTGATCCTGCCACACCCGCGCATGCATGAGCGTGCTTTTGTGTTGGTGCCCCTGATGGATATCGCGCCGGATTGGCGCCATCCCGTGCTGGGCAAAACCGTTGCCGAAATGCACGCAGCGCTTGATCCGGCGGATCTGGCGGAAATATGGCCGGTTTCACAGTAA
- the rpoZ gene encoding DNA-directed RNA polymerase subunit omega gives MARVTVEDCVDKVPNRFELVALASHRAREIAAGAPITVDRDNDKNPVVALREIAEETQSADHLRERMIESLQTQIEVDMPEDDDMALLMGGAERDAPEQDGMSEEQMLRALMEAQGQAG, from the coding sequence ATGGCCCGCGTGACAGTGGAAGATTGCGTCGACAAGGTACCCAACCGCTTCGAGTTGGTGGCACTGGCATCGCATCGCGCCCGTGAAATCGCGGCGGGTGCGCCGATCACGGTTGATCGTGACAATGACAAAAACCCTGTCGTTGCCCTGCGCGAGATTGCAGAAGAAACGCAATCCGCCGATCATCTGCGAGAGCGCATGATCGAAAGCCTGCAAACGCAGATCGAAGTCGATATGCCAGAAGATGACGATATGGCGCTGCTTATGGGCGGCGCAGAACGCGATGCCCCCGAGCAGGACGGCATGAGCGAAGAACAAATGCTTCGTGCGCTGATGGAAGCGCAAGGGCAGGCAGGCTGA
- a CDS encoding RelA/SpoT family protein — protein MITQDDLIALVRNYNPRSDEKLIREAWAYGEAMHEGQSRHSGEPYFTHPVAVAALLTEMRLDDATIITALLHDTIEDTKSTYSEVARLFGDEIAELVDGVTKLTNLQLSSSEAKQAENIRKLLIAMSRDLRVILVKLADRLHNMRTIRSMRPEKQAQKARETMDIYAPLAGRMGMQWMREELEDLAFRVLNPEARNSILRRFITLQREAGDVVHRISADIRAELDRAQVVADVYGRAKKPYSVWRKMQEKDLAFSRLSDIYGFRIITAEFEDCYRVLGAVHRRWTAVPGRFKDYISQPKSNGYRSIHTTVSGRDGKRVEIQIRTREMHEVAEAGVAAHWAYRDGQRSENPFAVDPAKWISTLTEGFENEEDHDAFLEHVKLEMYSDQVFCFSPKGDVIQLPRGATPLDFAYAIHTRIGDSCVSAKVDGLRVPLWTRVRNGQSVEIITAEGQRPQSSWIDIVVTGRAKSAIRRSLRNEDRERFIRLGNELLRLAFEGAGREVSAKALTTAAKLLSVPNAAELRARVGSAEISARRVVSALYPETILHEPEVDAARPVVGLQADQSFRRAPCCHPLPGERIIGITYRGKGVVAHSMDCEVLADYEDQPERWIDLHWLDGTHPAVYSVPLDLTISNDAGVLGRVCSLIGEHKANISDLRFVDRKPDFYRLLVELELRGISHLHQVLTALEAETAVAQVGRSRDPSLRP, from the coding sequence GTGATCACGCAAGACGATCTGATCGCACTTGTGCGCAACTATAATCCGCGAAGTGACGAGAAACTGATCCGCGAAGCCTGGGCTTATGGCGAAGCGATGCATGAAGGGCAGTCCCGCCACTCGGGCGAGCCGTATTTCACGCATCCGGTCGCGGTGGCAGCTTTGCTGACAGAAATGCGCCTTGATGATGCGACAATCATCACGGCTCTGCTGCATGACACAATTGAAGATACCAAATCGACCTATTCGGAAGTCGCGCGCCTGTTTGGCGACGAGATTGCCGAACTGGTCGACGGTGTTACCAAGCTGACCAATCTTCAGTTGTCGTCGTCCGAGGCGAAACAAGCCGAAAATATCCGCAAGCTGCTGATCGCCATGTCGCGTGATCTGCGCGTGATCCTTGTCAAACTGGCTGACCGGTTGCACAACATGCGCACCATCCGGTCCATGCGCCCCGAAAAGCAGGCGCAAAAGGCGCGCGAGACGATGGATATCTATGCCCCCCTTGCGGGCCGCATGGGTATGCAATGGATGCGCGAAGAGTTGGAAGATCTGGCCTTTCGGGTGTTGAACCCCGAAGCCCGCAATTCCATTCTGCGCCGCTTCATCACCTTGCAGCGCGAGGCAGGCGATGTGGTGCACCGCATCAGCGCCGATATCCGCGCCGAGTTGGACCGCGCACAGGTTGTCGCGGATGTTTACGGGCGCGCCAAGAAACCCTATTCCGTCTGGCGCAAGATGCAGGAAAAGGATCTGGCCTTTTCGCGCCTGTCCGACATTTACGGCTTTCGCATCATCACGGCGGAGTTCGAGGATTGCTACCGCGTTTTGGGGGCTGTGCACCGTCGGTGGACAGCCGTGCCGGGGCGGTTCAAGGACTATATCAGCCAGCCCAAATCGAATGGCTACCGCTCTATCCACACCACAGTATCAGGGCGCGATGGCAAGCGCGTTGAGATCCAGATCCGCACGCGCGAGATGCACGAAGTGGCCGAAGCAGGTGTCGCAGCACACTGGGCCTACCGCGATGGCCAGCGCAGCGAAAACCCCTTTGCGGTGGACCCTGCAAAATGGATCAGCACCCTGACCGAGGGGTTCGAGAACGAAGAAGACCACGACGCCTTTCTCGAACATGTGAAGCTGGAAATGTATTCCGATCAGGTGTTCTGCTTCAGCCCCAAGGGCGATGTCATCCAGTTGCCGCGTGGCGCAACGCCACTGGATTTCGCCTATGCCATCCATACGCGCATCGGCGACAGTTGTGTCTCGGCCAAGGTTGACGGGTTGCGCGTGCCGCTTTGGACGCGGGTGCGCAACGGGCAATCGGTCGAGATTATCACCGCCGAGGGGCAGCGCCCGCAATCCAGTTGGATTGATATTGTCGTCACAGGGCGCGCGAAATCTGCGATCCGCCGGTCGTTGCGCAATGAGGACCGCGAACGCTTTATCCGTCTGGGCAATGAATTGCTGCGGCTGGCCTTTGAAGGGGCCGGGCGCGAGGTGAGTGCCAAGGCGCTGACAACGGCGGCAAAATTGCTGAGTGTGCCCAATGCCGCCGAGTTGCGCGCGCGTGTCGGCTCTGCCGAGATCAGCGCCCGGCGGGTTGTCAGCGCGCTATATCCCGAAACGATTCTGCACGAACCCGAAGTAGACGCCGCGCGTCCGGTTGTGGGGTTGCAGGCGGATCAGTCGTTTCGCCGCGCACCCTGCTGCCACCCGCTGCCCGGAGAGCGCATTATCGGCATCACCTATCGTGGCAAGGGCGTGGTTGCGCATTCGATGGATTGCGAGGTCTTGGCCGATTATGAGGACCAGCCAGAACGCTGGATCGACCTGCATTGGCTGGATGGTACGCATCCCGCCGTGTATAGTGTGCCGCTTGATCTGACGATTTCCAACGACGCAGGTGTACTTGGCCGAGTCTGTAGCTTGATTGGCGAGCATAAGGCCAATATCTCTGATCTACGCTTTGTGGACCGTAAACCCGATTTCTACCGTCTGTTGGTCGAATTGGAGTTGCGCGGCATCTCGCATCTGCATCAGGTGCTGACGGCCCTCGAAGCTGAAACAGCGGTCGCGCAAGTCGGCCGTTCACGCGATCCGTCTCTGCGTCCCTGA
- a CDS encoding DUF2062 domain-containing protein — translation MFKRRSPRNFRQSVVNLFIPGGGWGRSANYVMHRLRRLPDSPERIAKGVAAGVAVSCLPLFGLHFIAAASVAWALRGNILASLLATFFGNPFTFPIIVVSALELGNFLLGRDKSAKASEAMSAFGALWGELGRNFLAVFTSDSIVWEKFGRFGWDVFVPYMLGGAIIGTVCGVIAYFLSLPLIRAYRNRRLRKLQERFEQARKSDAKK, via the coding sequence GTGTTCAAACGTCGCAGCCCGAGGAATTTCCGCCAGTCAGTGGTGAATTTATTCATTCCTGGTGGCGGCTGGGGACGGTCCGCCAATTACGTCATGCACCGCCTGCGGCGTCTGCCCGACAGCCCCGAGCGCATTGCAAAAGGGGTCGCGGCTGGGGTGGCAGTCAGCTGCCTGCCGCTGTTCGGGTTGCATTTTATCGCCGCTGCATCGGTCGCATGGGCCTTGCGCGGGAATATTCTGGCGTCGTTGCTGGCGACGTTTTTCGGCAATCCCTTCACTTTTCCGATTATTGTTGTCAGCGCGCTGGAATTGGGAAATTTCTTACTCGGGCGCGATAAATCGGCCAAAGCCTCCGAGGCGATGAGTGCCTTTGGTGCGCTCTGGGGGGAGTTGGGGCGCAATTTTCTGGCGGTGTTCACCTCGGACAGCATTGTCTGGGAAAAGTTTGGCCGGTTTGGCTGGGATGTGTTTGTGCCCTATATGTTGGGGGGTGCCATTATCGGGACAGTATGTGGTGTGATCGCCTATTTCCTGTCCCTGCCGCTGATCCGGGCGTATCGCAACCGCAGGCTGAGAAAGCTTCAGGAAAGGTTTGAACAAGCTCGGAAAAGCGACGCGAAGAAATGA
- a CDS encoding pyridoxine 5'-phosphate synthase, with protein sequence MPLTSPDTPLRLGVNIDHVATLRNARGGRDPDPVRAALLAQQAGADGITLHLREDRRHIVDADLAAVMAAVSLPINLELAATAEMQRIALAHKPHAVCIVPERREERTTEGGLEVAGDDNRLRDFIAPLRASGSRVSLFIAPDEAQVEAAARVGAQVVEFHVGAYCEYCAEGNDAARETELRKLFVAAALAQELGLEVHAGHGLNYENVGPIAAIPEVVELNIGHFMVGEAVFVGLEAVIREMRRQMNLARM encoded by the coding sequence ATGCCCCTGACTAGCCCTGACACCCCTTTGCGGCTGGGTGTAAATATCGACCATGTTGCGACATTGCGCAATGCGCGTGGTGGGCGTGACCCTGATCCGGTGCGCGCAGCGCTGCTGGCGCAACAGGCCGGAGCGGATGGGATCACCCTGCACTTGCGCGAAGACCGGCGTCACATCGTGGATGCCGATCTTGCCGCTGTGATGGCCGCAGTCAGCCTGCCGATCAATCTCGAACTTGCTGCAACCGCAGAGATGCAGCGCATTGCGCTGGCGCATAAACCTCATGCCGTTTGTATTGTCCCGGAACGGCGCGAAGAGCGCACGACCGAAGGCGGGCTGGAAGTCGCGGGCGACGACAACCGTTTGCGCGATTTCATCGCCCCCTTGCGCGCGTCTGGGTCGCGGGTGTCATTGTTTATCGCGCCTGATGAAGCGCAGGTCGAAGCGGCGGCGCGTGTTGGTGCACAAGTGGTCGAGTTCCATGTCGGGGCCTATTGCGAGTATTGCGCCGAAGGCAACGACGCCGCGCGAGAGACAGAGTTGCGCAAGCTGTTTGTTGCGGCGGCGCTGGCGCAGGAACTGGGGCTTGAAGTTCATGCGGGCCACGGTCTGAATTATGAAAACGTTGGCCCCATCGCCGCGATTCCAGAGGTGGTCGAGTTGAATATCGGCCATTTCATGGTGGGTGAAGCCGTCTTTGTGGGGCTTGAAGCCGTGATCCGCGAAATGCGTCGGCAGATGAACCTTGCGCGGATGTAG
- the acpS gene encoding holo-ACP synthase yields the protein MILGVGTDLANIDRIAKTLARFGDRFRNRVFTDEERARAARRGDDVATYAKRWAAKEACSKALGTGLAMGISWRDMWVTNRLGGQPVMHVSGWAAERLAAMTPEGHEAVIHVSLTDDAPWAQAFVVIEARRIAPVAPL from the coding sequence ATGATTCTGGGGGTCGGCACGGATCTGGCCAATATTGACCGCATCGCCAAGACATTGGCGCGGTTTGGTGACAGGTTCCGCAACCGCGTTTTTACGGATGAGGAACGCGCCCGTGCCGCCCGCAGGGGCGACGATGTGGCCACCTATGCCAAGCGTTGGGCCGCGAAAGAGGCGTGTTCCAAAGCGCTGGGAACCGGGCTTGCGATGGGCATTTCTTGGCGCGACATGTGGGTTACAAACCGGCTGGGCGGCCAGCCGGTTATGCATGTTTCGGGCTGGGCGGCCGAGCGTCTGGCCGCGATGACCCCAGAGGGGCACGAGGCCGTTATCCATGTCAGCCTGACCGATGACGCCCCTTGGGCGCAAGCTTTCGTGGTGATTGAGGCGCGGCGGATCGCGCCGGTGGCACCGCTTTAG
- a CDS encoding alpha/beta fold hydrolase codes for MRRLIALLCLVIIGLSVWQLEADRAGLTITPLPVEGGTPATLFLRDGAGTAPVVVIAHGFAGSRQLMEPFALTLAQAGYVVASFDFEGHGRNPRPMSGDVSTIDGTTRLLMEETARVARAALAHPRADGRLAYLGHSMASDVVVRQSLDSPPGDAVIAISMFSEAVSADAPPNLLVIAGEWETMLAEEAIKALRLADPQANPGEVVGDPAHGTGRRAVIAPMVEHVGVLYSATALNAARDWLDASFGRDSAGPVAQRGGWIAALLLATVGLAWPLARWLPAGTGPALPPLSAGRVLVAALAPALSVPLALAPFEIRVLPVLVADYLVLHLGLYGLMTLALLWYWGQLHGQFPKRIWWIAAAVAIFGIAVLGGAIDRYVASFLPHAGRMVIIAGLALGAMPFLLADGILTEGGKARLWRVVLVRVAFLGSLGLAVALNFSALFFLLIILPVIVLFFLLFGTMSGWVGRRTGLPAAGGLGLGLVLAWALGVTFPMFDAAAF; via the coding sequence ATGCGTCGACTGATTGCCCTTCTGTGTCTGGTCATCATCGGGCTGTCGGTCTGGCAGCTAGAGGCGGATCGCGCGGGGCTGACCATAACCCCCCTGCCCGTCGAGGGGGGCACCCCCGCCACCTTGTTTTTGCGCGATGGCGCGGGCACGGCCCCTGTTGTTGTTATTGCGCATGGTTTCGCAGGCTCGCGCCAATTGATGGAGCCCTTCGCCCTGACGCTGGCGCAGGCGGGCTATGTCGTGGCAAGTTTCGATTTTGAGGGGCATGGCCGCAACCCGCGCCCCATGTCCGGCGATGTCAGCACCATTGACGGCACCACCCGGCTGCTGATGGAAGAGACAGCGCGCGTCGCGCGCGCCGCACTTGCCCATCCGCGCGCAGATGGGCGGCTGGCCTATCTGGGGCACTCGATGGCGTCTGATGTCGTTGTGCGCCAGTCTCTCGACAGCCCGCCCGGCGATGCGGTCATCGCCATCTCGATGTTCAGCGAGGCGGTCAGCGCGGACGCCCCGCCCAACCTGCTGGTCATCGCGGGGGAATGGGAAACCATGCTCGCCGAGGAGGCCATCAAGGCATTGCGCCTTGCCGACCCGCAAGCGAACCCGGGCGAGGTCGTGGGCGACCCCGCGCACGGCACCGGTCGGCGCGCCGTGATCGCGCCAATGGTGGAACATGTGGGCGTGCTCTATTCCGCAACGGCGCTGAACGCGGCCCGCGACTGGCTGGATGCCAGCTTCGGGCGCGACAGCGCAGGGCCGGTCGCGCAACGTGGCGGCTGGATTGCGGCGCTGTTGCTGGCAACTGTCGGCCTTGCGTGGCCGCTGGCCCGGTGGCTGCCTGCGGGGACTGGCCCGGCCTTGCCCCCACTCTCCGCGGGTCGTGTACTTGTTGCGGCGCTGGCACCTGCCCTATCGGTGCCCCTTGCCCTTGCCCCGTTCGAGATACGCGTCCTGCCGGTTCTGGTCGCCGATTATCTGGTGCTGCATCTGGGGCTATACGGGCTGATGACGCTGGCATTGCTGTGGTATTGGGGCCAGTTGCACGGGCAATTCCCCAAACGCATCTGGTGGATTGCCGCTGCGGTAGCGATTTTTGGCATCGCTGTGCTGGGCGGGGCGATTGACCGCTATGTTGCGTCCTTCCTGCCCCATGCGGGGCGCATGGTCATCATTGCGGGGCTGGCACTGGGGGCAATGCCGTTTCTGCTGGCCGACGGCATCCTGACCGAGGGGGGCAAGGCGCGGCTTTGGCGTGTGGTTCTGGTGCGGGTGGCCTTTCTGGGGTCGCTTGGGCTGGCCGTGGCGCTGAATTTCTCGGCGCTGTTCTTCCTGCTGATTATCCTGCCGGTGATCGTGCTGTTCTTCTTGTTGTTTGGCACGATGTCAGGCTGGGTCGGGCGCAGGACCGGCCTGCCTGCGGCAGGCGGGCTTGGCCTTGGATTGGTGCTGGCATGGGCGTTGGGGGTAACATTTCCGATGTTTGACGCAGCCGCGTTCTAA
- the tig gene encoding trigger factor, which produces MQVTETLNEGLKRGYTITITADELAAKVDEKLREAQPDIEMKGFRKGKVPLALLKKQFGQRMLGEVMQDAVDGAMNKHFEDSGDRPALQPDVKMTNEDWKEGDDVVVALNYEALPKIDAPDYAGITLEKLVVKADDAAVQEALENLAKNAQSFEDKDGAAADGDQITMDFVGKIDGEVFEGGTAEDFPLVLGSGQFIPGFEEQLVGVKAGEEKAVTVNFPADYGAEHLAGKEAVFDCTIKAVKAPAEAVIDDELAKQFGAESLEALKTQITERLEAEYGQASRAVMKRGLLDALDTAVSFDLPPSLVEAESKQIAHQLWHDAQEEVDQNDHNHEEIPATEESDKLAVRRVKLGLLLAEIGQKAEVEVSDQDMTQAVIAQARQYPGQERAFFEFVQKNPQMQQQLRAPIFEDKVVDHIIEQITVTEKEIGKDDLQKAIEALENEA; this is translated from the coding sequence ATGCAAGTCACCGAAACCCTGAACGAAGGCCTCAAGCGCGGCTATACAATCACGATCACCGCAGATGAACTTGCGGCGAAAGTTGATGAAAAACTGCGAGAGGCACAGCCCGATATCGAAATGAAGGGCTTTCGCAAAGGCAAGGTGCCCTTGGCACTGCTGAAAAAGCAGTTTGGCCAGCGGATGCTGGGCGAAGTGATGCAGGACGCAGTCGATGGCGCGATGAACAAGCATTTCGAAGACAGCGGCGATCGTCCCGCCCTTCAGCCTGATGTCAAAATGACAAACGAAGACTGGAAGGAAGGCGATGATGTTGTTGTTGCGCTGAATTACGAAGCGCTGCCAAAAATCGACGCGCCAGATTACGCGGGCATCACGCTGGAAAAGCTGGTGGTCAAGGCCGATGATGCTGCGGTTCAGGAAGCGCTGGAAAACCTTGCCAAGAACGCACAGAGCTTCGAAGACAAGGACGGCGCCGCAGCGGATGGCGATCAGATCACCATGGATTTCGTGGGCAAGATTGATGGCGAAGTGTTCGAGGGCGGCACGGCAGAGGATTTCCCGCTGGTGCTGGGTTCGGGCCAGTTTATTCCCGGCTTTGAAGAACAGCTTGTCGGCGTAAAGGCGGGTGAAGAAAAAGCCGTGACCGTCAATTTCCCCGCCGACTATGGCGCAGAGCATCTGGCTGGCAAGGAAGCCGTGTTTGATTGCACCATCAAAGCGGTGAAAGCCCCGGCAGAAGCTGTGATTGATGACGAACTGGCCAAACAGTTTGGCGCAGAGAGCCTTGAGGCGCTGAAAACCCAGATCACCGAGCGACTGGAGGCCGAATATGGGCAGGCATCGCGCGCAGTAATGAAGCGCGGGCTGCTGGACGCATTGGACACGGCTGTGAGCTTCGATCTGCCGCCGTCGCTGGTGGAAGCGGAAAGCAAGCAGATTGCCCATCAGTTGTGGCATGACGCGCAGGAAGAAGTTGACCAGAACGACCACAACCACGAAGAAATCCCGGCCACCGAGGAAAGCGACAAGCTTGCCGTGCGCCGCGTGAAACTGGGGCTTTTGCTGGCCGAAATCGGCCAGAAGGCCGAAGTTGAAGTGTCCGATCAGGATATGACGCAGGCGGTTATTGCGCAGGCGCGCCAGTATCCCGGCCAGGAACGTGCTTTCTTTGAGTTTGTTCAGAAGAACCCGCAAATGCAGCAGCAACTGCGCGCGCCGATCTTTGAAGACAAGGTCGTTGACCACATCATCGAGCAGATCACCGTGACCGAGAAAGAAATCGGCAAGGACGATCTGCAAAAGGCAATCGAAGCACTGGAAAACGAAGCCTGA
- the ilvN gene encoding acetolactate synthase small subunit, whose translation MSALQIKKGSSKHSAYDLRDPNAELIETHTLAVSVDNESGVLARVIGLFSARGYNIDSLTVAEVDHLGHRSRITVVTSGTPQVITQIKAQLERMVVVHEVHDLTAEGPSVQRELALFKVKGRGEARIEALRLAEIFRANVVDSTLESFVFEMTGTPEKVDAFAELMRPLGLVEVARTGVAALARGA comes from the coding sequence ATGTCGGCGCTACAAATCAAAAAAGGCTCGTCCAAGCATTCCGCCTATGACCTGCGCGACCCGAATGCCGAGCTGATCGAAACCCACACGCTTGCAGTCAGCGTTGACAATGAATCGGGCGTCCTCGCCCGTGTCATTGGTCTGTTTTCTGCGCGCGGATACAATATCGACAGCCTGACCGTGGCCGAGGTCGACCATCTTGGCCACCGCTCACGCATCACAGTCGTCACCTCCGGCACGCCGCAAGTCATCACCCAGATCAAAGCACAACTGGAACGTATGGTCGTGGTGCATGAAGTGCATGATCTGACTGCTGAGGGGCCATCCGTGCAGCGCGAACTGGCCCTGTTCAAGGTCAAGGGCCGTGGCGAGGCGCGGATCGAGGCGCTGCGCCTTGCGGAAATCTTCCGCGCCAATGTCGTCGACTCGACACTGGAAAGTTTCGTGTTCGAAATGACAGGCACCCCTGAGAAGGTGGACGCCTTCGCCGAACTCATGCGCCCGCTGGGGCTGGTCGAGGTGGCGCGCACAGGTGTGGCCGCTCTGGCGCGTGGCGCGTAA
- a CDS encoding acetolactate synthase 3 large subunit gives MTRQMTGAKMVIQALKDQGVEVVFGYPGGAVLPIYDEVFQQNDIRHILVRHEQGAIHAAEGYARSTGKPGVVLVTSGPGATNVVTGIVDALMDSIPIVVLSGQVPTFMIGSDAFQEGDTVGITRPCTKMNWLVKETDKLAETIHQAFHVATSGRPGPVLVDIPKDVQFATGTYCEKPKAKTDHYAPRAKGDPEMITKLVELMETAERPVFYTGGGVINSGPGASHLLREWVEATGFPVTSTLMGLGAYPASGKSWLGMLGMHGTYQANWAMHDCDLMINIGARFDDRITGRINAFSPDSKKAHIDIDPSSINKVIHTDVPIVGDVGHVLEDALKIWKSRGRKVNREAIARWWKQIEEWKAVNCLAYKPSATSIRPQHAIARLEALTKGMDRYITTEVGQHQMWAAQYLGFEDPNRWMTSGGLGTMGYGLPASVGVQIAHPDALVINVAGEASWLMNMQEMGTAMQYRAPVKQFILNNERLGMVRQWQELLHGERYSSSWSESLPDFVKLADAFGCKGIRCDNEADLDDAIREMLAYDGPVIFDCLVEKHENCFPMIPSGNAHNQMLLGEAETQGVIGASGAVLV, from the coding sequence ATGACACGTCAGATGACCGGAGCGAAGATGGTGATTCAGGCCCTGAAGGATCAGGGCGTCGAAGTGGTATTCGGCTATCCGGGTGGTGCTGTGCTCCCCATCTATGACGAAGTGTTTCAGCAAAACGATATCCGCCATATTCTTGTGCGCCATGAACAAGGCGCGATCCATGCCGCCGAAGGCTATGCACGCTCGACCGGCAAACCGGGTGTTGTGCTGGTGACATCCGGCCCCGGTGCCACCAATGTCGTGACCGGCATTGTTGACGCGCTGATGGATTCGATCCCGATTGTCGTGCTGTCCGGGCAGGTGCCAACCTTTATGATCGGCTCGGACGCCTTTCAGGAAGGTGACACCGTCGGCATTACCCGCCCCTGCACCAAGATGAACTGGCTGGTCAAGGAAACCGACAAGCTGGCCGAAACCATTCATCAGGCATTTCACGTTGCAACCTCTGGCCGCCCCGGTCCGGTTCTGGTGGACATCCCCAAGGATGTACAATTCGCAACCGGCACCTATTGCGAAAAGCCAAAAGCAAAAACCGACCATTACGCCCCGCGCGCCAAGGGCGACCCCGAGATGATCACCAAACTGGTCGAATTGATGGAAACCGCTGAGCGGCCCGTCTTCTATACCGGTGGCGGCGTCATCAATTCCGGCCCCGGTGCCAGCCATCTTCTGCGCGAATGGGTCGAGGCGACGGGCTTTCCTGTCACATCAACCCTGATGGGCCTTGGTGCCTATCCGGCCAGTGGCAAGTCGTGGTTGGGAATGTTGGGCATGCATGGCACCTATCAGGCCAATTGGGCGATGCATGATTGCGACCTGATGATCAATATCGGCGCGCGCTTTGACGACCGGATCACCGGGCGCATCAATGCCTTCAGCCCCGACTCGAAGAAGGCGCATATCGACATTGACCCGTCCTCGATCAACAAGGTCATCCATACGGATGTGCCGATCGTCGGCGATGTTGGCCATGTTCTGGAAGACGCGCTGAAGATCTGGAAATCGCGGGGCCGCAAAGTCAACCGCGAGGCTATCGCGCGTTGGTGGAAACAGATCGAGGAATGGAAGGCAGTGAATTGCCTGGCCTACAAGCCAAGCGCCACCTCGATCCGGCCCCAGCACGCCATTGCACGGCTGGAAGCGCTGACCAAGGGCATGGACCGCTACATCACCACCGAGGTCGGCCAGCACCAGATGTGGGCCGCGCAATATCTGGGATTCGAAGATCCGAACCGCTGGATGACCTCTGGCGGGCTTGGCACCATGGGCTACGGTCTGCCGGCATCGGTGGGCGTGCAGATCGCACACCCTGATGCGCTGGTTATCAATGTCGCGGGCGAGGCGTCTTGGCTGATGAACATGCAAGAAATGGGCACCGCCATGCAATACCGCGCCCCGGTCAAGCAATTCATCCTGAACAATGAACGCCTTGGCATGGTGCGCCAGTGGCAGGAGTTGTTGCATGGCGAGCGCTACTCCAGTTCATGGTCGGAATCCCTGCCTGATTTCGTCAAACTGGCCGATGCGTTTGGCTGCAAGGGCATTCGCTGCGACAACGAGGCCGATCTGGATGACGCCATCCGCGAAATGCTGGCCTATGACGGGCCGGTGATTTTCGACTGTCTGGTGGAAAAGCACGAAAACTGCTTCCCGATGATCCCCTCGGGCAATGCCCATAACCAGATGCTCCTGGGCGAGGCCGAGACGCAGGGCGTTATCGGCGCTTCCGGCGCGGTATTGGTGTAA
- a CDS encoding ArsR/SmtB family transcription factor, whose translation MDKQTDSAAAALAALGHPARLTVFRLLVRAGPEGVLVGEIAAHLDMPLSTLAHHLRSLKQAGLIVQTRRGREVETRADTHAMRDVLDFLMSECCKGVPSLARQD comes from the coding sequence ATGGATAAACAAACTGATTCCGCCGCTGCGGCACTCGCAGCCCTTGGACATCCCGCGCGGCTGACAGTGTTCCGATTGTTGGTGCGGGCCGGGCCGGAGGGGGTGCTGGTGGGGGAAATTGCCGCGCATCTTGACATGCCGCTGTCGACGCTTGCGCATCATTTGCGCAGCCTGAAACAGGCGGGTCTGATCGTGCAAACCCGCAGAGGGCGCGAGGTCGAGACGCGCGCGGACACGCACGCCATGCGCGACGTGCTCGATTTTTTGATGAGTGAATGCTGCAAGGGTGTGCCCTCACTTGCGCGGCAGGACTGA